The following nucleotide sequence is from Flavimarina sp. Hel_I_48.
GAAATACGATACATACTTCTGGAACATTACCCGAAATAGGTAAAATTGCACCCCAATTCAAGTTGGCCAAAAGTGATCTTACAGATGCCACATTAGAAGATTATAATGGTCGAAAAGTGGTAATGAACATATTTCCCAGTGTTGACACCGGTGTGTGTGCAGCATCCATAAGGGAATTCAATAAAAAAGCGAGCGATCTGGATGAAACTGCCGTACTCTGCATTTCTAAAGATCTTCCTTTTGCCCAGGCAAGGTTTTGCGGTGCAGAAGGTCTTGAAAACGTAGAAAGCCTATCCGATTTTCGCACCGGCTCCTTTGGATCAGACTACGGTCTGGAAATCACCGAAGGTGCTTTTGAAGGTTTGCTCTCCCGTGTTGTCATCGTATTAGATGAAGAGGGAAAGGTAATCTACACGGAACAGGTACCAGAAATAGGAAAAGAACCAGATTATGATTCTGCCTTAAGCGCCCTTCACCATTGATGAACAAAGAAGAGGGTTTCATACGTAACAGGCTGCGTTCTTTTAAGTTCGCTTTTGCCGGCGCCTGGGCTTTAATTCGTAAAGAGCCCAGCGTACAGGTACAGGCAGGGACCGGAATATTGGTAACGCTTGCCGGCATTTATTTTGAAATTGACCGTATAGAGTGGATATTTCAGATACTGGCCATGGGACTCGTACTTAGCGCAGAGGGCTTAAATACGGCTATTGAAAAGATTTCCGATTTCATTCATCCTGAATTTCATGTCAAAATAGGTGAGATCAAAGATGTTTCTGCCGGTGCGGTGACCTTTGCCGCTCTTGCTGCCCTGGGTGTTGGGATTTTCATTTACGCGCCCCGTGTGGCCGCGCTATTTAATTAGAAATAGAATCCTGATCTTCTGTATTCTTTTGAACGCCTTGATTTATAGGCGGCAAAACGTTTAATTACGTTCTAATTAAGGTGAAATGCTGTTAAGGCATAACTTTTCTCCCTGCATCCCGTTTGATATTTGTACTTTTGATCACTTATTGCAACCTACTTAATGGCCAAAAAGAAGACCAAACCCAAAGCCACCAGGAAGAAACCGGCCTTTAAAAAGCCTGCCGGACTTTCTAAAAAACAAAAAATAGTCCTGGGAAGTTTTTTCTTCCTTTTGGGACTCGCCCTTTTCTTTTCTTTTATTTCCTACTTTTCTACCTGGCAGGCTGATCAAAGTATCATCGATAATTTTACGCAACGCGACGCACAGGCTGAGAATTGGCTCAACAAATTTGGCGCGGCCATTGGTCATTTTTTTATCTATGAAGGTTTTGGCCTACCCGCGTTTGCACTGGCCATACTCACCGCTACTACTGGTATTTTCTATATTTTCGATAAACCAAAAAAAACCCTGGGAAACTACTGGTTCTGGGGACTGCTTGTTATGATTTGGCTTGCCATCGTACTGGGTTTTTTCAGTGCAGAAATCCCTATTCTCGCCGGTCGCGTGGGTGTTGAAATGAATGATTTTCTTCAGGATTACGTAGGTTTTATAGGTACGCTCCTTTTATTATCGTTTTTTGCCATTGCTTACGCCGTGCTGCGCTGGGGATTAACGCCTGAGGTTATGGGCTCTTTTGTGAAAAAACAGAAAAAGGGACTGAGCTCAGAATTTACGGTAGCAGATGATATGGATGACGAGCGCATTCCCATGGAAGATACCGCATTTGAAAAAGACAATATTGAGATCGTTCAACCGGTGGAAGAAGAAACAGTTGCGTCTAAAAATCCACTAAAAAAGCCAGAAAATCAGCCTAAAACCTCAATAAATGATCAATATAAGGATGAAAATCCCGATAATATGGCCATTGAAATCGAAGAAACGGTTGAAGAGGAAGAAGTTGAAGAAAACCTTAGTTCTAAGTTGGTACAGGATTTTGGTGAATTTGATCCTACCTTAGAACTCAGCAATTACAAGTTCCCTTCCATAGAACTTTTAAAGGATTATACGCAGGGCCAGAGCATAACTATTGACCAGCAGGAACTGGAGGAAAATAAGAACAAAATTGTTGATACCCTCAAAAACTACAAGATTGAGATCGCGCATATAAAAGCGACCGTAGGCCCTACGGTTACCCTTTATGAAATAGTTCCCGAAGCGGGCATTCGTATTTCAAAAATCAAAAACCTGGAGGATGATATCGCGCTATCACTTGCTGCTCTGGGAATACGTATCATTGCACCTATTCCGGGAAAAGGAACTATAGGTATCGAGGTGCCCAATAAAAATTCGCGTATCGTCTCCATGCGTTCTGTTATTGGTTCACCCAAATTTCAGAATGCCGAAATGGAGCTTCCACTTTCACTGGGCAAAACCATTTCAAATGAAACCTTTGTGGTTGACCTTGCAAAAATGCCCCACTTACTTATGGCCGGTGCGACGGGACAGGGTAAATCAGTGGGATTGAATGCTATTTTGACCTCTTTACTCTATAAAAAACACCCTGCCGAAGTTAAATTCGTCCTGGTAGATCCAAAAAAGGTCGAATTGACCTTATTTAATAAGATAGAACGCCATTATTTGGCCAAATTACCCGATTCCGAAGAAGCGATCATCACTGACAATACCAAGGTTGTAAACACGCTGAATTCGCTTTGTATTGAGATGGACCGGCGCTACGACCTGCTAAAAGATGCGATGGTGCGCAACATTAAGGAATACAATGTCAAATTTAAAAAACGAAAACTCAACCCAAACGATGGCCACAAATACCTGCCCTATATCATACTGGTGGTAGATGAATTTGCAGATCTCATCATGACCGCTGGCAAAGAGGTAGAAACACCTATTGCCCGTCTTGCCCAGCTGGCGCGTGCGATAGGGATCCATTTGATTATTGCCACACAGCGACCTTCGGTGAATGTGATAACGGGTATTATCAAGGCCAACTTCCCCGCGCGTATTGCGTTCAGGGTTACCTCAAAAATAGATTCCCGTACCATTCTTGACAGTCAGGGTGCAGATCAGCTTATAGGACGTGGTGACATGCTTTTCACACAGGGCAATGAACTTGTACGGGTACAGTGTGCCTTTGTTGACACTCCGGAAGTAGAAAAAATCACCGATTATATCGGTTCCCAAAAAGCTTACCCTAATGCGCACGAACTTCCAGAATATTCTGGTGAGGAAGGTGGCACAAGTCTTGATATAGATGTGAGCGACCGCGATGCGCTCTTTAAAGATGCTGCAGAGGTGATTGTCACCGCCCAGCAAGGCAGTGCTTCCCTCCTACAGCGCAAGCTGAAATTAGGCTACAACCGTGCTGGCCGCATTGTAGATCAACTTGAGGCAGCAGGAATCGTAGGCCCTTTTGAAGGCAGTAAAGCACGTCAGGTATTGATAACAGATCTTGCTGCACTGGATGAACATTTAAAAAACGAATAATGACCACATTGACAACTATCAGACCCCTTTATTTATTCCTGGCCCTTCTATTTACCAGTCTGACGACACAGGCACAGGAAGGCAAAGCAAAAGATCTTCTGGACGAAGTATCTTCTAAGGTGAAAACCTACGAGCATATCTATATAGATTTCAAATATGCACTGACTAATGAAGCCCAGGGCATCAATCAGGAAACACGGGGCGATGTAACCCTGATGGGTGAAAAATACAGGCTCAACCTTATGGGAACCACACAGATTTATGATGATCAGAAACTTTACACCATCGTCCCAGAAGATGAAGAAATAACCATCAGTACCCAGAACCCTGAAGAAGATGATGCTATTACCCCTTCTAAAATGCTTACTTTTTTTAACGATGGGTATACGTACAAGTGGGATATAGATCAGGATGTTAATGGCCGTAAGATTCAGTATATAAAATTGTTGCCCAAGGATTCAGAAAGCGAGATCAAAGAAGCGCTACTGGGCGTTGATGCGCAGACTAAACATATTTATCGTTTGATCATGTCTCAAAAGAACGGCACAAAAATCACCATTACCGTAAACAGTTTTAAAACCGATCAACCGGTGGCTGCAAACTTGTTTGCCTTTGATGAAAGCAAATATCCTGGTTACTACATCAACCGTCTAGACTAAGCCCTTGAAGATACTGGATCGTTACATACTGGTTAGCTTTATAAAAAATTTCCTGAGCACTTTTATCATACTCATGTTCATTTTTGTATTGCAGACGGTCTGGCTCTATATTAAAGATCTTGCCGGTAAGGATCTTGATTTTATGATCATCCTCAAGTTCCTTATCTATTTTTCCCCTCGCCTGGTAACGCTTGTTTTGCCCTTGACCGTATTGCTTTCAAGCATCATGACATTTGGCAATTTTGCCGAAAATTATGAGTTCGCCGCCATGAAATCCTCGGGTATATCACTACAGAGAGCCATGCGCGGTCTTACCGTGTTCATAATTATACTTGCTGGAGTTTCCTTTTTATTTGCTAATTATGTCATCCCAGCAGCGGAATTTGAATCGCTCAACCTGCGTCGCAACATTGCAAAAATGAAACCGGCAATGGCGCTGAGCAAAGGCCAGTACAATTCCATAGGGGATTTATATACCATTAAAATAGCTGATAAATCGGGTGATAACGATCAATTTTTAGATGATGTCATTATCTATGAAAAAGATTCAGACCCCAACCGTGTGGGTAATTTTACGGTCATAA
It contains:
- the tpx gene encoding thiol peroxidase, with the protein product MAKIALGGNTIHTSGTLPEIGKIAPQFKLAKSDLTDATLEDYNGRKVVMNIFPSVDTGVCAASIREFNKKASDLDETAVLCISKDLPFAQARFCGAEGLENVESLSDFRTGSFGSDYGLEITEGAFEGLLSRVVIVLDEEGKVIYTEQVPEIGKEPDYDSALSALHH
- a CDS encoding diacylglycerol kinase family protein: MNKEEGFIRNRLRSFKFAFAGAWALIRKEPSVQVQAGTGILVTLAGIYFEIDRIEWIFQILAMGLVLSAEGLNTAIEKISDFIHPEFHVKIGEIKDVSAGAVTFAALAALGVGIFIYAPRVAALFN
- a CDS encoding FtsK/SpoIIIE family DNA translocase translates to MAKKKTKPKATRKKPAFKKPAGLSKKQKIVLGSFFFLLGLALFFSFISYFSTWQADQSIIDNFTQRDAQAENWLNKFGAAIGHFFIYEGFGLPAFALAILTATTGIFYIFDKPKKTLGNYWFWGLLVMIWLAIVLGFFSAEIPILAGRVGVEMNDFLQDYVGFIGTLLLLSFFAIAYAVLRWGLTPEVMGSFVKKQKKGLSSEFTVADDMDDERIPMEDTAFEKDNIEIVQPVEEETVASKNPLKKPENQPKTSINDQYKDENPDNMAIEIEETVEEEEVEENLSSKLVQDFGEFDPTLELSNYKFPSIELLKDYTQGQSITIDQQELEENKNKIVDTLKNYKIEIAHIKATVGPTVTLYEIVPEAGIRISKIKNLEDDIALSLAALGIRIIAPIPGKGTIGIEVPNKNSRIVSMRSVIGSPKFQNAEMELPLSLGKTISNETFVVDLAKMPHLLMAGATGQGKSVGLNAILTSLLYKKHPAEVKFVLVDPKKVELTLFNKIERHYLAKLPDSEEAIITDNTKVVNTLNSLCIEMDRRYDLLKDAMVRNIKEYNVKFKKRKLNPNDGHKYLPYIILVVDEFADLIMTAGKEVETPIARLAQLARAIGIHLIIATQRPSVNVITGIIKANFPARIAFRVTSKIDSRTILDSQGADQLIGRGDMLFTQGNELVRVQCAFVDTPEVEKITDYIGSQKAYPNAHELPEYSGEEGGTSLDIDVSDRDALFKDAAEVIVTAQQGSASLLQRKLKLGYNRAGRIVDQLEAAGIVGPFEGSKARQVLITDLAALDEHLKNE
- a CDS encoding LolA family protein, which gives rise to MTTLTTIRPLYLFLALLFTSLTTQAQEGKAKDLLDEVSSKVKTYEHIYIDFKYALTNEAQGINQETRGDVTLMGEKYRLNLMGTTQIYDDQKLYTIVPEDEEITISTQNPEEDDAITPSKMLTFFNDGYTYKWDIDQDVNGRKIQYIKLLPKDSESEIKEALLGVDAQTKHIYRLIMSQKNGTKITITVNSFKTDQPVAANLFAFDESKYPGYYINRLD